A window from Chitinophagales bacterium encodes these proteins:
- the traM gene encoding conjugative transposon protein TraM has product MNSNVKQRKLLLVLPLLAIPFLTMAFWALGGGKGKEKMAVNGPGLNLDLPDARLQEDKLMDKLSFYEKADKDSMRMAEWMRSDPYYRRDTSPVFPHELEELTTMTAEKYNQRLNSSPYEGNTNKPEDQLLQKLQLLEAEMKKNSSGHYEEKTAQPISGNELSAELDRLEHLLKVNNGSSTVDPEMKQLEGTLDKILDIQHPQRVKERSARNKEAVYAVRKTSVADTIVKGFYSFSEEKEFEAAEQNAIEAVIAGNQTIVNGAVVKFRLLNEIYINGKLIPNDILVSGIASLDGERLQVEINSIRSGKSIYSVKLEVFDMDGLPGIYIPGTINRDVAKESLNNSLSLADVSSLDPSFKAQATTTGISALKSLVSKKAKLIRVQLKAGYKVLLNNKNQNP; this is encoded by the coding sequence ATGAATAGCAATGTGAAGCAAAGAAAATTACTGTTGGTGTTGCCCCTGCTGGCGATACCGTTTCTGACCATGGCTTTCTGGGCCCTGGGTGGGGGAAAAGGAAAGGAGAAAATGGCTGTAAATGGCCCCGGTCTGAATCTTGATCTGCCTGATGCCCGGTTGCAAGAAGATAAATTAATGGACAAGCTCAGCTTTTATGAGAAGGCGGATAAGGATAGTATGCGAATGGCCGAGTGGATGCGAAGTGATCCCTATTACAGAAGGGATACGAGCCCGGTTTTTCCCCATGAACTGGAGGAACTGACAACAATGACCGCAGAAAAATATAACCAGCGGTTAAACAGTTCCCCTTACGAGGGGAATACCAATAAACCGGAGGACCAGCTTTTGCAAAAGTTGCAGTTGCTTGAAGCGGAAATGAAAAAGAACAGTTCCGGCCATTATGAAGAAAAAACAGCACAACCAATATCTGGGAATGAACTTTCCGCTGAACTCGACCGGCTTGAGCATTTACTTAAAGTAAATAATGGTTCCTCAACCGTAGATCCTGAAATGAAACAATTAGAGGGTACGCTGGATAAGATACTGGACATCCAGCATCCGCAGCGGGTCAAAGAACGATCAGCCCGGAATAAGGAAGCTGTCTATGCCGTCCGAAAAACTTCGGTCGCTGATACTATCGTAAAAGGGTTTTACAGTTTCAGTGAGGAAAAGGAATTTGAGGCTGCGGAGCAAAATGCCATTGAGGCGGTCATTGCCGGTAACCAAACTATTGTCAATGGGGCTGTAGTAAAGTTTCGGTTGCTGAATGAAATTTATATCAACGGAAAATTGATCCCGAATGATATACTGGTATCCGGTATTGCCTCCCTGGATGGGGAAAGGCTCCAGGTGGAAATTAATTCTATCAGGTCCGGCAAATCCATCTACTCCGTAAAACTTGAAGTCTTTGATATGGATGGGTTGCCCGGTATTTATATACCGGGAACCATCAACCGGGACGTGGCTAAAGAATCCCTGAATAACTCACTCTCCCTGGCTGATGTCAGTTCTCTCGATCCCTCTTTTAAAGCCCAGGCTACCACCACTGGTATCAGCGCCTTAAAATCACTGGTGAGTAAAAAAGCCAAGTTGATCCGGGTGCAATTAAAGGCAGGCTATAAAGTATTACTCAACAATAAAAATCAAAACCCATGA
- a CDS encoding alkaline phosphatase family protein translates to MKRNWISFLILASLITPGFKPHPKKPVVPQKPVQHLILITTDGFRWQEMFKGADPDLLQDPDYTPQGETLSWLYDGDTPEERRERLMPFFWRVIAKQGQLYGNRQHNNKVNTANAYSISYPGYNEILTGNTDLGIFSNGKKNNPNRNILEYMNSQPDFEGKVAAFSSWDVFPYILNEKRSNLPINSGYDSLSLTTETSAYLNRLQEEGIYKKEHTRHDRLTFIAAKEYMAEKHPRFVFLGLGETDEFAHQGRYDLYLQQANEFDRMVGELWHWIQTTPEYKDNTTLIITTDHGRGQRDTRWTGHGLHIKGSSQTWLAMLGPNIPALGEVKEEQQIWQKDVAGLAVGMMQGK, encoded by the coding sequence ATGAAAAGAAACTGGATAAGCTTCCTTATCCTCGCTTCATTGATCACGCCGGGCTTTAAGCCTCACCCAAAAAAGCCTGTGGTACCGCAAAAGCCGGTTCAGCACCTTATCCTCATTACTACCGATGGTTTTCGCTGGCAGGAAATGTTTAAGGGAGCCGATCCTGATCTGCTCCAGGATCCAGATTATACCCCCCAAGGGGAAACCCTTAGCTGGCTTTATGATGGAGATACTCCGGAAGAAAGAAGGGAAAGACTGATGCCATTCTTTTGGCGCGTGATCGCCAAACAAGGCCAACTCTATGGCAACCGTCAACACAACAATAAGGTCAATACCGCCAACGCCTATTCGATCTCTTATCCGGGATACAATGAAATACTAACGGGAAATACCGACCTGGGTATTTTTTCAAACGGGAAAAAGAATAACCCGAACCGGAATATCCTGGAATACATGAATAGCCAGCCTGATTTTGAAGGAAAGGTGGCGGCCTTTAGTTCATGGGATGTATTTCCCTATATTCTAAATGAAAAAAGATCAAATCTCCCCATCAACAGTGGCTACGACTCACTCTCTCTGACTACCGAAACTTCCGCCTACCTGAACCGCTTGCAGGAAGAAGGCATTTATAAAAAAGAACATACCCGCCACGACCGGCTGACGTTTATCGCTGCGAAAGAATACATGGCCGAGAAACACCCGCGCTTCGTTTTTTTAGGACTTGGTGAAACAGATGAATTTGCCCACCAGGGTCGCTATGACCTCTACCTGCAACAAGCAAATGAATTTGACCGCATGGTTGGGGAACTCTGGCATTGGATACAAACGACCCCGGAATACAAAGACAATACGACCCTGATCATAACCACCGATCATGGCCGCGGGCAACGCGATACCCGGTGGACAGGCCATGGGCTGCATATCAAAGGCTCCTCGCAAACCTGGCTGGCCATGCTGGGACCTAATATTCCCGCCCTCGGAGAAGTAAAAGAAGAACAACAGATCTGGCAAAAGGATGTGGCAGGATTGGCGGTGGGAATGATGCAAGGAAAATAA
- a CDS encoding site-specific integrase: MVSIPSIAVVMNWRNENNKSGLYPVHIRIKQGNFARYYRVPTPIKIRHDQWAGKEGAWIKQNHPFAFEINNKIIEIKGLINEYIKRTVNFGKPVTVEGIIAGLTNKGDNKSFLDFMQSYISRPPEKLEPNTIKKYATTLTHLKKFKKQILFAEIDNTLLRDFSRFMQTELELGGAATKKYLEAFKKVLRHARRENYISPQQMEFLFDGLNVRVQKAKRTFLDLQEVRKWKSLTFTENQQHLERDRDMFLFQIYTGYYFKDLLIFTKDHLQMDEEYGHVILGARDKNGNQTIIPLFKFPYAQTILERYRSRASDKLVFDKQYLVEEPVYNRNLKEIAKMAGIHKNITNKVARHTNAQLWIRYGAEGAVLSKMMGHTKQETTRNYYDVNLPEIVEGTKRVDFEAMGI, encoded by the coding sequence ATGGTGAGTATCCCGAGTATTGCTGTGGTGATGAACTGGAGAAATGAAAACAATAAATCCGGACTGTATCCGGTGCATATCCGTATTAAGCAGGGGAACTTTGCACGGTATTACCGGGTCCCAACTCCAATCAAAATAAGGCATGATCAATGGGCAGGGAAAGAAGGTGCCTGGATCAAACAAAATCACCCCTTCGCCTTTGAGATCAATAATAAGATCATCGAGATCAAAGGGCTCATTAACGAGTACATCAAACGCACGGTCAACTTCGGCAAGCCGGTAACTGTGGAGGGTATCATTGCCGGCCTTACCAATAAAGGAGATAATAAAAGTTTTCTGGACTTCATGCAAAGCTATATCAGCCGGCCTCCTGAAAAACTGGAACCTAACACTATTAAGAAATACGCCACCACGCTTACGCATTTAAAGAAGTTTAAAAAACAGATCCTCTTTGCGGAGATTGACAATACACTACTCCGGGATTTTAGCCGCTTCATGCAAACCGAACTGGAACTCGGCGGTGCAGCGACAAAAAAATATTTGGAAGCTTTTAAAAAAGTGCTCCGTCATGCCCGCCGGGAGAATTATATATCGCCACAGCAAATGGAATTTCTGTTTGATGGATTAAATGTCCGGGTACAAAAAGCAAAAAGAACATTTCTGGATTTACAGGAAGTGAGGAAATGGAAATCCCTGACATTTACCGAAAACCAGCAACACCTGGAACGTGACCGGGATATGTTCCTGTTCCAGATATATACCGGGTATTATTTTAAAGACCTGTTGATATTTACAAAAGATCATCTGCAAATGGATGAAGAATATGGTCATGTGATACTCGGTGCAAGAGATAAGAACGGAAATCAAACAATCATACCACTTTTTAAGTTCCCTTATGCGCAAACTATATTAGAACGGTATCGCTCCAGGGCATCAGATAAGTTGGTATTCGATAAGCAGTACCTGGTCGAGGAACCCGTTTACAACCGTAACCTGAAAGAGATCGCAAAAATGGCCGGTATCCATAAAAATATTACCAATAAGGTAGCACGGCACACCAATGCGCAGTTATGGATCAGGTACGGGGCAGAAGGAGCTGTGCTTTCTAAAATGATGGGGCATACCAAGCAGGAGACTACCCGGAATTACTATGATGTCAATTTGCCGGAGATAGTGGAAGGAACAAAGCGGGTGGATTTTGAAGCGATGGGGATTTAA
- a CDS encoding PD-(D/E)XK nuclease family protein has protein sequence MTKKVQWDNTAVNMLRECNRKYYFSQLLASKNRSNPLQRKVHELKKMQTLSMWQGSVVDKFMETVIIPKINNKETLDFDSLADEAVEFAQKQFDYSRQRIYTDPIAGKLETALDFCILDIHEQGKSYEENEIAEAYINIRAAITGLPEIRMPDGQTLLGFLKQCNALTPNVFTWKVEIEQAAVKPQIDLLAQYNWKPVVIDWKLSRSYLADYSRQLIICGLVVFLKRLENKDKQPYAYEDIQLFEVNLFKRTVKQHEFTEERANDMIDEINLTSRDILLLRGKDEEPDIDDFEGTDNDGSCKICSYRSICAYLYLNNNSYDEKAFAEFVQATQSA, from the coding sequence ATGACAAAGAAAGTTCAATGGGACAATACTGCGGTAAATATGTTGCGGGAATGCAACAGGAAGTATTATTTCTCCCAATTGCTTGCCTCCAAGAACCGGTCTAACCCGTTACAACGAAAGGTTCATGAGTTAAAAAAAATGCAAACACTTTCTATGTGGCAGGGAAGCGTAGTGGATAAATTCATGGAGACAGTCATTATCCCGAAAATCAACAATAAGGAAACGCTGGACTTCGATTCACTGGCCGATGAAGCTGTTGAATTTGCCCAAAAGCAATTCGATTATTCCAGGCAGAGAATCTATACAGATCCCATAGCAGGAAAGCTGGAGACTGCATTGGATTTCTGCATATTGGATATTCACGAACAAGGAAAAAGCTATGAGGAAAATGAAATAGCGGAAGCCTATATCAATATCAGGGCGGCGATTACAGGATTGCCTGAAATCCGGATGCCTGACGGACAAACCTTGCTTGGATTTTTGAAACAATGCAATGCTCTTACTCCGAACGTTTTCACTTGGAAAGTGGAAATTGAGCAAGCCGCGGTAAAACCACAGATTGACCTTTTGGCACAGTATAACTGGAAGCCGGTAGTTATCGACTGGAAACTATCCCGAAGCTATTTAGCGGACTATTCCCGTCAGCTTATAATCTGCGGGCTGGTAGTATTCCTGAAAAGGTTGGAAAATAAAGACAAACAGCCCTATGCTTATGAAGATATTCAGCTTTTTGAAGTAAACTTATTCAAAAGAACGGTCAAGCAACATGAGTTTACTGAAGAGCGTGCCAATGATATGATTGACGAGATTAACCTTACCAGCCGGGATATATTATTGCTGCGGGGGAAAGATGAGGAGCCGGATATTGATGACTTTGAGGGAACTGACAATGATGGCTCCTGCAAAATCTGCAGTTACCGGTCTATTTGTGCTTATTTATATCTTAATAATAATAGTTATGACGAGAAAGCATTTGCTGAATTTGTTCAGGCTACCCAATCTGCATGA
- a CDS encoding TonB-dependent receptor yields MKRKFFAVTALIAIGSPLLAQQDSSILNLDEVVVTASKTPQKQSATGKVITVITKEQLEKSAGKSLAQVLNEQAGVVVNGSLNNPGSVQTLFLRGASNGRALILVDGIPVNDPSTITNDFDLNHFSIQDAERIEICKGAQSTLYGSDAIAGVINIITIKKDLKTPFGFKTTNSVGNRNSIRNQFQGYGKAGKFQYIARFSNYSTDGFSSATTQNGNSGLERDGYDGHTANASLQYESGTGFSIRPFVQYSRYQSDVDAGVFADDRDYWIRNKNITSGVNLRYQKGRVTLVGNYQYGELSRIYLNDSLHTPGFTLFEDNRYDGRTQFAEFFGNIRLNKFASLLAGTDYRWGNMSQYYYSVSGFGPYLSQFNDTSMNQVSGYASLFLHFLNEDLNIELGGRLNSHSKYGGNSTFTINPSYRINAHFRAFGSVASGFKAPTIYQLFDVFSGTPSLNPERSINYELGIQHTGKKWSNRIVYFYRDIDNGLDFDYNSFVYFNFVKQKVHGVEYEFTAQPTEKLTLSGSYTFLGGKETTQSRKNFSDTTYNYLLRRPQHAVNFTLGYQFNKKLDASLTARSISKRYDLGGYQMEDVVLDGYFLLNAHIQYKWKEHIRFFADGQNLLDKTFFDLRGYNSLPFTVVCGLAVDIK; encoded by the coding sequence ATGAAAAGAAAATTTTTTGCCGTGACTGCCCTGATCGCCATCGGCAGTCCGCTTCTCGCGCAACAAGACAGCTCCATTCTCAACCTGGATGAAGTGGTGGTCACCGCTTCCAAGACGCCCCAAAAACAAAGTGCTACGGGCAAGGTCATCACAGTCATTACCAAAGAACAACTGGAAAAAAGTGCCGGCAAATCCTTGGCCCAGGTACTGAATGAACAGGCTGGTGTGGTTGTCAATGGCTCTTTGAACAATCCAGGCAGTGTGCAAACTCTTTTTCTCCGTGGTGCTTCCAATGGCCGGGCCCTGATCCTGGTGGATGGTATTCCGGTAAATGATCCTTCTACCATTACCAATGATTTTGACCTCAACCATTTCTCCATTCAGGATGCAGAGCGGATCGAGATCTGCAAGGGCGCACAATCCACACTCTATGGCAGTGATGCCATTGCAGGCGTGATCAATATCATTACCATTAAAAAAGATCTCAAGACCCCTTTTGGTTTTAAAACAACCAATAGCGTGGGTAACCGTAACAGTATCCGCAATCAGTTTCAGGGATATGGAAAGGCGGGCAAGTTTCAGTACATTGCCCGGTTCTCGAATTATTCAACCGATGGGTTCTCTTCCGCCACCACTCAAAATGGAAATAGCGGATTGGAAAGGGATGGCTACGATGGCCATACGGCCAATGCCTCGCTGCAATATGAATCGGGTACCGGCTTTTCCATTCGTCCTTTTGTACAATACAGCCGTTACCAATCCGATGTAGATGCCGGGGTATTTGCCGATGACCGGGATTATTGGATCCGTAATAAGAATATCACCAGCGGCGTGAACCTCCGGTATCAAAAAGGACGCGTGACCCTGGTGGGTAATTATCAGTATGGCGAGCTATCCCGCATTTATCTTAATGATAGTTTACATACGCCTGGTTTTACCTTGTTTGAAGACAACCGGTATGATGGCCGCACGCAGTTTGCCGAATTCTTTGGAAATATCCGGTTGAATAAATTCGCCAGCTTACTGGCCGGCACCGATTATCGTTGGGGAAACATGAGCCAGTACTATTATTCCGTCAGTGGGTTTGGGCCCTACCTCAGCCAGTTCAATGATACATCGATGAATCAGGTATCCGGATATGCTTCCTTGTTTCTTCATTTTCTGAATGAGGACCTGAATATTGAATTAGGAGGGCGACTGAACAGTCATTCCAAATACGGCGGTAACAGTACATTCACCATCAATCCATCCTATCGCATCAATGCGCATTTCAGGGCTTTTGGCAGTGTGGCCTCGGGTTTTAAGGCCCCGACCATCTATCAACTGTTTGATGTATTCAGCGGTACCCCTTCCTTAAATCCCGAACGTTCCATCAACTATGAATTGGGTATTCAGCATACCGGAAAAAAATGGAGCAACCGGATCGTTTACTTCTATCGGGACATTGACAATGGGTTGGATTTTGATTATAACAGTTTTGTGTACTTCAACTTTGTAAAACAAAAAGTACATGGTGTAGAATATGAATTCACCGCGCAGCCTACGGAAAAATTAACTCTTTCCGGAAGCTATACTTTTTTAGGTGGGAAGGAAACCACCCAAAGCCGGAAGAATTTTTCCGACACCACCTATAATTATTTATTACGCCGCCCACAGCATGCGGTCAATTTCACATTAGGGTATCAGTTCAATAAAAAACTGGATGCTTCCCTCACCGCCCGAAGCATCAGCAAACGTTATGACCTGGGGGGTTATCAAATGGAAGATGTGGTACTGGATGGATATTTCCTGCTCAACGCACATATCCAGTACAAGTGGAAAGAGCATATCCGGTTTTTTGCCGATGGCCAAAATCTGTTGGACAAAACGTTTTTTGATCTCCGTGGATACAATTCGCTGCCGTTTACGGTTGTTTGTGGATTAGCAGTTGATATTAAATAA
- a CDS encoding DUF4138 domain-containing protein — MKQILFILIASMNAAFAQQPLSISTEKTTSLIFPFPIKYVDRGTRDILVQPVKEDERILLVKAASKQFAETNLSVVTGDGNVYEFTVNYTPQPSVLVLHLPPNKKATISAYANAILNNPPRRISKVEHGAVITKLSGIYIKDDVIYYQLEIHNHSPLDFDIELLKFFITDKKRSKRSSVQENELVPLYVAGNRSKVKAYNFSVVVVALDKFTIPDAKFLRIQLMEKNGGRHFNLKVYNGQILKARMLPELN, encoded by the coding sequence ATGAAACAAATCTTATTTATTCTCATTGCCTCAATGAATGCAGCTTTTGCACAACAGCCTTTATCCATCAGCACGGAAAAAACCACTTCGCTGATCTTTCCCTTTCCTATTAAGTATGTGGACCGAGGAACCAGGGATATACTGGTACAGCCGGTAAAGGAAGATGAACGTATCCTGCTGGTGAAAGCAGCCAGTAAGCAATTTGCGGAAACGAATCTGAGTGTGGTAACCGGTGACGGGAATGTCTATGAATTCACCGTGAACTATACGCCGCAGCCTTCCGTGCTGGTGCTTCATTTGCCCCCTAACAAAAAGGCGACGATCTCGGCTTATGCTAATGCAATACTGAACAATCCCCCGAGAAGAATCTCGAAGGTGGAGCATGGAGCTGTGATTACCAAGTTGTCCGGCATTTATATCAAAGACGATGTGATCTACTACCAACTGGAGATACACAATCATTCACCGCTGGACTTTGATATTGAACTGCTGAAGTTTTTCATTACCGATAAGAAAAGGTCGAAACGAAGTTCTGTACAGGAAAATGAACTGGTGCCCTTGTATGTGGCGGGCAACAGGTCGAAGGTGAAGGCTTATAACTTCTCCGTTGTGGTGGTGGCGCTGGATAAGTTCACGATACCAGATGCGAAATTTCTCCGTATTCAGCTCATGGAGAAAAACGGGGGAAGACATTTTAACCTGAAAGTATATAATGGACAGATCCTGAAAGCAAGGATGCTGCCTGAACTTAATTGA
- a CDS encoding MarC family protein, which yields MDFSLNFNQLLTVTFTLFAVIDIVGSIPILITLKQKMGEIREARATLVSGALMILFMFVGEGFLKILGLDKEAFAVGGSIVIFILGLEMVLGMEFFKSEKDVKAATVVPIAFPLIAGSGTLTTIMSLRGAQYNEFTLLVAILINLIIIYLVLHSLGRIARILGPAGLLAVRKFFGVILLAIAVKIFAANASHLMH from the coding sequence ATGGACTTCTCCCTTAATTTCAACCAGCTTCTTACTGTCACTTTCACGCTTTTTGCGGTCATTGATATAGTCGGGTCTATTCCCATTTTGATCACCTTGAAACAAAAGATGGGTGAGATTCGTGAGGCGCGTGCCACACTGGTATCGGGAGCGTTGATGATACTCTTCATGTTTGTAGGCGAGGGATTTTTAAAAATATTGGGCCTGGATAAAGAGGCTTTTGCTGTGGGTGGTTCCATTGTGATCTTTATCCTTGGATTGGAGATGGTGTTGGGGATGGAGTTTTTCAAGAGTGAGAAAGATGTAAAAGCCGCGACAGTGGTACCCATTGCCTTTCCGTTGATTGCCGGTTCGGGAACTTTAACCACGATCATGTCCCTGCGTGGGGCGCAGTACAATGAATTCACCCTGCTGGTGGCTATACTCATCAACCTGATCATCATTTACCTTGTACTTCATTCCCTGGGTCGGATCGCCAGGATCCTTGGTCCGGCAGGCCTGCTGGCTGTACGTAAATTCTTTGGGGTCATTTTGCTGGCGATTGCGGTGAAGATCTTTGCGGCGAATGCGAGTCATTTGATGCATTAG
- a CDS encoding helix-turn-helix domain-containing protein — protein sequence MGNQSIIEPIKAATEFTCFTNRSLFITGKAGTGKTTFLRSVREKCSKKLIVLAPTGIAAVNANALTIHSFFQFPFTILDEEFYKNSFPRYNEAKKEVIEEMELLIIDEVSMVRADIMDAIDRVLRYYRRKDSIPFGGVQLVMIGDLFQLSPVLNDRDAETMKKIYPSPFFFEADSIKRLDYVRIEFTSIFRQLDSRFISLLNNVRNNSCSDDDLTVLNKRCIYPAEDTGEYVFLTTHKHKAASINKEALDQLSSPLVLSEANITGEFPESSDPAPRKLEMKVGARIIFTKNDSSERKEYYNGKAGTIVHIGEDRIRIRINESDSIDLDRSTWINRGAKYNILSGKIENTELGKFRQFPVKLAWAITIHKSQGMTFDKAIIDAQNSFAPGQVYVALSRLRTLDGLFLQAPLTREAIQTDPRIVSFNNGAAPTKDLEKTLFTEKLSYRHHLLFKLLSIEKLNRFVQTFCGKYHELLFADSCKSILEDLMAVSTKFNVQLAHLLTVAEGDRYNVVHVRIKKAVEYFTEVVDNKLIQPLHEFAFTVKEIKKNEPLIADLNLLHVLYTEKKVEFGTAVKLIQGFINSTETELLLEMINTQYERFEKSVLEIKKKEPQNKTTTQKTTLALFQKGLTIDEIAKKRKLDRGVIEDHLKSFIKSGEISLNQLVTPEKIRQIQTLRQKNPLLTVHELRLELGNEFSFGEIRAVLETL from the coding sequence GTGGGAAATCAAAGTATTATAGAACCAATAAAAGCAGCGACAGAATTTACTTGTTTTACAAACAGGTCCCTGTTCATCACGGGCAAAGCTGGAACCGGCAAGACTACTTTTTTAAGATCGGTTCGTGAAAAATGCTCAAAGAAATTAATAGTACTTGCGCCAACTGGCATTGCGGCCGTTAATGCGAATGCGCTTACAATTCATTCCTTTTTTCAGTTTCCGTTTACTATCCTGGATGAAGAATTTTATAAGAATTCATTTCCACGTTACAATGAGGCGAAGAAGGAAGTTATTGAAGAAATGGAGCTTTTGATTATTGATGAAGTGTCAATGGTTAGAGCGGACATAATGGATGCAATTGACAGGGTACTACGCTATTACAGAAGAAAAGATTCAATTCCTTTTGGTGGAGTTCAATTAGTGATGATCGGTGATCTATTCCAACTTTCACCTGTGCTTAATGATCGGGATGCGGAAACTATGAAAAAGATATACCCGTCACCGTTTTTTTTTGAAGCCGATTCAATCAAGCGACTGGATTATGTAAGGATTGAGTTTACCTCTATTTTCAGACAGCTCGATAGCCGTTTTATTTCACTGCTAAACAACGTGCGTAACAACTCATGCAGTGATGATGATTTGACAGTATTGAATAAGCGATGTATTTATCCTGCAGAAGATACCGGTGAGTATGTTTTTCTTACAACTCATAAGCATAAAGCAGCCAGCATCAACAAGGAAGCCCTTGACCAATTAAGTAGCCCGTTAGTTTTATCAGAAGCAAACATTACGGGAGAATTTCCCGAATCTTCTGACCCCGCTCCCCGCAAATTGGAGATGAAGGTTGGTGCCCGGATCATTTTTACAAAAAACGATAGCAGTGAGAGAAAAGAGTATTATAATGGCAAAGCAGGCACAATAGTACATATTGGGGAAGATCGGATACGGATTCGGATAAATGAATCGGACAGCATCGACCTTGACCGATCAACGTGGATAAACCGGGGAGCAAAGTATAATATTTTATCAGGCAAAATTGAAAATACCGAACTGGGCAAGTTCCGGCAATTCCCTGTCAAACTGGCCTGGGCTATCACTATTCACAAGAGCCAAGGAATGACTTTTGACAAAGCAATTATTGATGCTCAGAATTCTTTTGCCCCCGGTCAGGTGTATGTGGCATTGAGCAGACTGAGAACCCTTGATGGGCTTTTTCTTCAAGCTCCCTTAACAAGAGAAGCGATTCAAACAGACCCTCGTATTGTCAGCTTTAATAATGGAGCGGCTCCAACTAAAGATTTGGAAAAAACATTATTTACCGAAAAGCTATCATACCGGCATCATTTATTATTCAAGTTATTAAGTATAGAAAAATTAAACCGGTTTGTCCAGACCTTCTGTGGTAAATATCATGAACTTTTATTTGCGGATTCGTGTAAGTCCATTTTAGAAGATTTAATGGCAGTATCCACTAAGTTCAATGTCCAACTTGCTCATCTTTTAACTGTTGCTGAAGGAGATCGGTACAATGTGGTTCATGTTCGGATAAAAAAAGCAGTTGAATATTTTACTGAAGTAGTTGACAACAAATTGATTCAACCTTTACATGAATTTGCATTTACAGTCAAAGAAATAAAAAAGAATGAACCACTAATTGCAGATTTAAATTTGCTTCATGTCCTTTACACTGAAAAAAAGGTTGAATTCGGCACTGCAGTTAAACTAATTCAAGGGTTCATAAACAGTACAGAGACAGAGTTACTGCTTGAAATGATAAATACTCAGTATGAAAGATTCGAAAAATCAGTTTTAGAAATAAAAAAGAAAGAGCCCCAAAACAAAACAACCACGCAAAAGACCACACTGGCCCTTTTTCAAAAAGGGCTGACAATTGATGAAATTGCTAAAAAACGTAAATTGGATCGGGGAGTTATTGAAGATCACCTGAAAAGTTTCATTAAGTCGGGAGAAATAAGCCTCAATCAATTGGTTACCCCGGAAAAAATCCGACAAATCCAAACTCTTCGGCAAAAGAACCCTTTATTGACTGTTCACGAATTAAGGCTGGAACTTGGAAACGAGTTTAGTTTTGGAGAAATCAGGGCTGTTTTGGAAACCCTGTAA
- a CDS encoding sigma-70 family RNA polymerase sigma factor, with translation MINYDYRTILQFISENSPKGLELLYLRYGKPFYSFALERWKFSEDEATEIVYKTLETLVLKLPNYEFGSQALFDGFLFKVFINFLKQKYRETRKRQLPQLEFFDLEQEFELPSNVQNALNRQSFSEYYSSDKLESPAMKILKTSLEQLEQMDRDILLLRAQNYSYEEIAGMLGIENKQLKVRHHRAKQKLINLLNEANI, from the coding sequence ATGATTAATTACGATTACCGGACGATACTACAATTTATCTCTGAGAATTCCCCTAAAGGGTTGGAATTGCTTTATTTACGGTATGGTAAGCCGTTTTATTCCTTTGCTTTAGAGCGTTGGAAATTTTCTGAAGATGAAGCTACGGAAATTGTTTATAAAACATTGGAAACCTTAGTGTTGAAGCTTCCTAATTATGAATTTGGGTCCCAGGCTTTATTCGATGGATTTCTTTTTAAAGTGTTTATCAATTTTTTAAAGCAGAAATACCGGGAGACCAGAAAAAGACAATTGCCGCAACTTGAGTTCTTTGACCTGGAACAAGAATTTGAACTGCCTTCCAATGTTCAGAATGCTTTAAACAGGCAGTCTTTTTCGGAATACTATTCCTCTGACAAGTTGGAAAGTCCGGCCATGAAAATCCTAAAGACTTCCCTGGAACAGTTGGAGCAAATGGACAGAGATATTTTGTTACTGCGGGCCCAGAACTATAGCTATGAAGAGATAGCCGGAATGCTGGGTATTGAAAATAAGCAGCTGAAAGTGAGACACCACCGTGCTAAACAAAAATTGATAAATCTACTTAACGAAGCGAATATTTAA